The Kocuria sp. TGY1127_2 genome includes a window with the following:
- the mptB gene encoding polyprenol phosphomannose-dependent alpha 1,6 mannosyltransferase MptB: MQRSPLRTIIMGTIGSLLLMFGSFGIGWLAPISSLRLQPWIISLRYTDGAVVLCIVVTSIGAMALTREWMRLSQKVDWAQKTAKKWVTAAIISWSIPLMVAFPLFSRDVYSYFAQGRLYQSGLNPYEAGVSSVNNFLQNGADQLWSQSPPPYGPVFLWIEGLVVQVAGDSPDIAFYLFRGVALIGVALIAYFLPKLAKLHGVNPTRACWLCLANPMFLVHFVVSAHNDALMIGLMMAAVYVSARWRNTAGGLGGITLTTIAVAVKPIALLILPFIGLLWAGRGASWPRKFVYWFLTAGIALLELWLMGLANGFGFDWVGALSTTGGVWIWYAPVGLFSFLVRLWGDSVGLPGGDLQSFVQKIGQMVGVLGAAILAFVGRDEKLIRRITIALTLVVMLNPMIQAWYVVWLIPFFAATGIRSDWHVDFFLLTTLFFMMWAVSDQLDVFPYLSLDVNMGRLVAAVVALMYGLYIMFIDPSTRRVFRRERRVSAIV; this comes from the coding sequence GTGCAACGGAGCCCGCTCCGCACCATCATTATGGGAACGATCGGTTCCCTCCTGCTGATGTTCGGATCATTCGGTATTGGGTGGCTCGCACCCATCTCCTCCCTACGGCTTCAACCGTGGATTATCTCGCTGAGGTATACCGATGGCGCGGTAGTTCTGTGCATTGTCGTCACCTCCATCGGCGCCATGGCCCTGACGCGCGAATGGATGCGATTGAGCCAGAAGGTCGATTGGGCGCAGAAAACGGCCAAGAAATGGGTCACTGCGGCGATCATCTCTTGGTCTATCCCGTTGATGGTCGCATTCCCGCTGTTCAGCCGCGATGTTTACTCTTATTTCGCTCAGGGGCGTCTCTACCAGTCGGGTCTGAACCCGTATGAAGCCGGAGTCTCCTCGGTCAACAACTTCCTGCAAAACGGCGCAGATCAATTGTGGAGTCAGTCCCCTCCGCCGTATGGTCCCGTCTTTCTGTGGATAGAAGGATTGGTAGTACAAGTCGCCGGCGATTCTCCGGACATCGCTTTCTATCTATTCCGCGGAGTGGCGCTCATAGGCGTGGCCCTGATCGCCTATTTTCTTCCCAAACTCGCCAAGCTCCACGGCGTCAATCCTACGAGGGCCTGCTGGCTGTGCTTGGCGAACCCAATGTTCTTGGTGCATTTCGTGGTCTCCGCGCACAATGATGCCTTGATGATCGGTCTGATGATGGCCGCGGTGTATGTCTCTGCTCGATGGAGGAATACCGCCGGCGGGCTGGGTGGAATCACACTCACGACCATCGCGGTTGCGGTCAAGCCGATAGCGTTGCTGATCCTCCCGTTCATCGGCCTGCTCTGGGCTGGCCGCGGTGCTTCGTGGCCCAGGAAATTCGTATACTGGTTCCTCACCGCAGGGATCGCGCTTCTGGAACTGTGGCTCATGGGTCTCGCGAATGGGTTCGGCTTCGATTGGGTCGGAGCGCTTTCGACGACGGGCGGCGTGTGGATCTGGTACGCCCCGGTCGGGCTGTTCAGCTTCTTGGTTCGCTTGTGGGGCGACTCCGTGGGCTTACCCGGTGGGGACCTCCAATCCTTCGTGCAGAAGATCGGCCAAATGGTGGGCGTGCTCGGCGCCGCGATTCTCGCATTCGTGGGACGGGACGAGAAATTGATTCGGCGCATCACGATCGCTTTGACGCTTGTCGTCATGCTCAACCCCATGATTCAGGCCTGGTACGTGGTTTGGCTCATCCCATTTTTTGCTGCCACGGGAATCCGCTCGGATTGGCACGTCGATTTCTTCCTTTTGACCACGCTCTTTTTCATGATGTGGGCCGTGTCCGATCAATTGGATGTCTTCCCTTATCTGAGCTTGGACGTGAACATGGGTCGTCTCGTCGCGGCCGTTGTTGCTCTGATGTACGGGCTGTACATCATGTTCATCGATCCATCGACCCGGCGCGTTTTTCGGCGGGAACGCAGGGTCAGCGCAATCGTTTAG
- the ctlX gene encoding citrulline utilization hydrolase CtlX codes for MSEANPSVEGDHPQSRACSGDARPHQAPQQIVLVRPHRFAPNPFTELDNRFQSRPAQDPSQVARLAFEEVTCLAGKLEELGLGVAVFEDLTNETPDSVFPNNWFSTHDDGTIVLYPMHAPNRRAERREDVLAHLRKSGVVRRVVDYSAAESEGQYLEGTGAMVLDHVHRLAYVCRSQRASDRLLDRFCSDLGFQPVVFDALDARGVPVYHTNVLMSVGTHMALIGASMIRDPRQRAMVLDSLQSTGRQVIELEESQIQRFAGNCLEVSAVGGPTLVLSTTAASSLTPQQRRAISAHANLEPVDVSMIESAGGSVRCMMAGNHLPPRLAKP; via the coding sequence GTGAGCGAAGCAAACCCGAGCGTGGAGGGAGATCATCCACAGAGCCGTGCCTGTTCAGGGGATGCCCGGCCCCACCAAGCCCCACAACAGATAGTCCTGGTACGTCCGCATCGATTCGCGCCCAACCCCTTCACGGAGTTGGACAACCGTTTCCAAAGCCGGCCCGCCCAGGACCCAAGTCAAGTGGCACGCCTTGCTTTCGAGGAAGTCACTTGCCTTGCCGGGAAACTAGAAGAACTGGGCCTCGGCGTCGCGGTCTTTGAGGACCTTACGAACGAAACTCCGGACAGTGTCTTCCCCAACAACTGGTTCAGCACGCATGATGACGGAACCATCGTCCTCTACCCCATGCATGCCCCCAACAGGCGCGCCGAACGGCGCGAGGACGTTCTCGCCCACCTGCGAAAAAGCGGAGTAGTTCGACGCGTCGTCGATTACAGCGCTGCCGAATCCGAGGGGCAGTATTTAGAGGGAACCGGAGCCATGGTCCTCGACCATGTCCATCGGCTTGCCTACGTGTGCCGCTCCCAGAGGGCCTCGGATCGATTGCTCGACAGGTTCTGCTCGGATCTGGGTTTTCAGCCGGTGGTTTTCGACGCCCTCGACGCCCGAGGCGTACCCGTTTACCACACCAACGTTTTGATGTCCGTTGGAACCCACATGGCCCTCATCGGGGCAAGTATGATCCGCGATCCCAGGCAACGAGCCATGGTTCTCGACAGTCTGCAATCGACAGGCCGTCAGGTTATAGAGCTCGAAGAATCTCAGATCCAGAGATTTGCAGGCAATTGCTTGGAAGTATCTGCCGTCGGCGGACCGACGCTCGTCCTCTCCACGACGGCCGCCTCGAGCCTGACGCCGCAACAACGCAGGGCGATTTCCGCCCACGCGAATCTCGAGCCGGTCGATGTATCAATGATCGAGTCGGCAGGTGGTTCGGTTCGTTGCATGATGGCGGGCAACCATTTGCCTCCACGACTAGCAAAGCCCTAG
- a CDS encoding single-stranded DNA-binding protein, translating to MTDYVTIRGFVATKPDLRTLPNGTAVCSFRLASTARWFDGKTGDWTVGHTNWFTVNSFRSLGTNVAASVDVGQPLLVQGKLKIRNWETAHREKRTSVDIEARSVGLDLAFGTSTFVRAGGSRSRQGEITSGTSNKVRGSWGNLPESQDSAESAAQSPGRLTCGGIGGAEGERDNGATAQAASVERQLFVSS from the coding sequence ATGACTGACTACGTGACTATTCGCGGCTTCGTCGCCACGAAACCGGACCTGCGAACGCTCCCCAACGGGACCGCCGTGTGCTCATTTCGTCTGGCTTCCACGGCGCGTTGGTTCGACGGCAAAACAGGCGATTGGACCGTGGGCCACACCAACTGGTTCACCGTGAATTCGTTTCGTTCGTTGGGCACCAACGTTGCCGCCAGCGTGGACGTTGGCCAGCCGTTACTGGTGCAGGGAAAACTCAAAATCCGGAATTGGGAAACGGCGCATCGGGAAAAACGGACGAGCGTGGACATCGAAGCACGGTCTGTGGGCCTCGATCTGGCTTTCGGCACCTCGACATTTGTTCGCGCTGGAGGAAGCCGGAGCAGGCAAGGGGAGATCACGTCGGGCACCTCAAACAAGGTCCGCGGTTCATGGGGGAACCTCCCAGAATCTCAAGATTCCGCCGAAAGCGCCGCGCAAAGCCCTGGACGGTTGACATGTGGCGGGATAGGTGGTGCGGAGGGTGAGCGAGACAACGGGGCGACCGCCCAAGCCGCGAGTGTCGAACGCCAACTATTCGTTTCTTCGTAG
- the ettA gene encoding energy-dependent translational throttle protein EttA yields MAEFIYTMSKARKKVGDKVILDDVTMSFYPGAKIGVVGPNGAGKSTILKIMAGLDEPSNGEARLSPGYSVGILLQEPPLNEEKTVLGNVEEGVGVIKEKLDRYNQISEEMANPDADFDALMEEMGKLQGDIDAANAWDLDSQLEQAMDALRCPPGDAEVSKLSGGERRRVALCKLLLQKPDLLLLDEPTNHLDAESVLWLEQHLSSYEGAVLAVTHDRYFLDHVAEWICEVERGRLYGYEGNYSTYLETKRKRMEVQGRKDAKLAKRLADELDWVRSSSKGRQTKSKARLARYEEMAAEAEKTRKLDFEEIQIPPGPRLGNLVIEAEDLQKGFGDRSLIKDLSFSLPRNGIVGVIGPNGVGKSTLFKTIVGLEPLDGGNLKIGDSVKIAYVDQNRANIDSEKSLWEVVSDGLDYIQVGQVEMPSRAYVSAFGFKGPDQQKKAGVLSGGERNRLNLALTLKQGGNLLLLDEPTNDLDVETLASLENALLDFPGCAVVVSHDRWFLDRVATHILAWEGTEEEPDKWYWFEGNFESYEENKVERLGPDAARPHRLTHRRLTRD; encoded by the coding sequence ATGGCTGAATTTATTTACACGATGTCTAAAGCCCGCAAGAAGGTGGGCGACAAGGTCATCCTGGACGACGTCACCATGTCGTTCTACCCAGGCGCCAAAATCGGCGTCGTCGGCCCCAACGGCGCCGGTAAGTCCACCATCCTCAAGATCATGGCTGGTCTGGATGAACCGTCTAACGGTGAAGCACGACTGAGCCCCGGTTACTCCGTGGGCATCCTGTTGCAGGAACCGCCCCTCAACGAGGAGAAAACCGTTCTTGGCAACGTCGAGGAAGGTGTTGGAGTGATCAAGGAAAAACTTGATCGCTACAACCAGATCTCGGAAGAGATGGCCAACCCGGACGCCGATTTCGACGCGCTCATGGAAGAAATGGGCAAGTTGCAAGGCGACATCGACGCGGCCAACGCCTGGGACCTGGATAGCCAACTGGAACAGGCTATGGACGCCCTGCGTTGCCCGCCCGGCGACGCGGAAGTCAGTAAGCTCTCCGGTGGCGAGCGCCGTCGTGTTGCACTGTGCAAACTGCTTTTGCAGAAGCCGGATCTTCTCTTGCTCGATGAGCCCACCAACCACCTCGATGCCGAGTCCGTGCTCTGGCTCGAACAGCACCTTTCGTCCTACGAGGGCGCCGTCCTCGCAGTAACCCACGATCGCTACTTCTTGGACCACGTCGCCGAGTGGATCTGCGAGGTGGAGCGCGGACGCCTGTACGGATACGAAGGCAATTACTCCACCTACCTCGAGACCAAGCGCAAACGCATGGAAGTCCAGGGCAGGAAGGACGCCAAGCTCGCCAAGCGCCTGGCGGACGAACTCGACTGGGTTCGTTCGAGTTCTAAGGGTCGTCAAACCAAATCGAAGGCTCGCCTCGCGCGATACGAAGAGATGGCGGCAGAAGCCGAGAAAACCCGCAAACTCGACTTCGAGGAAATCCAGATACCTCCGGGACCCCGGCTGGGCAATCTGGTCATCGAAGCCGAGGACTTGCAAAAGGGCTTCGGAGACAGAAGCCTCATCAAAGATCTGTCGTTCTCGTTGCCGCGCAACGGCATCGTAGGCGTGATCGGGCCGAACGGCGTGGGCAAGTCCACACTGTTCAAGACGATCGTTGGTTTGGAGCCGTTGGACGGTGGAAATCTGAAAATCGGCGACTCCGTCAAAATCGCCTACGTCGATCAGAACCGAGCCAACATCGATTCCGAGAAATCGCTCTGGGAAGTCGTCTCGGACGGCCTCGACTACATCCAGGTTGGTCAAGTCGAAATGCCTTCGCGAGCTTACGTTTCGGCTTTCGGATTCAAAGGGCCGGACCAGCAGAAGAAAGCGGGCGTCCTCTCCGGTGGTGAGCGCAACCGACTGAACCTCGCGTTGACGCTTAAACAGGGTGGAAATCTTCTTCTCCTCGACGAGCCGACCAACGACCTCGACGTGGAAACTCTCGCATCGCTCGAGAATGCACTCCTTGATTTCCCGGGCTGTGCCGTGGTCGTCTCTCACGACCGTTGGTTCCTCGACCGCGTGGCCACTCACATCCTTGCTTGGGAAGGCACCGAGGAAGAACCGGACAAATGGTACTGGTTCGAAGGCAACTTCGAATCTTATGAAGAAAATAAGGTCGAAAGGTTGGGGCCCGACGCTGCTCGACCCCATCGCCTGACTCATCGTCGCCTCACACGCGACTAG
- a CDS encoding acyl-CoA thioesterase II, producing MLDLEPNTPLRTTEDIFVGYTVSPETPRVFGGQVFAQSVMAASRTVDPDRPIHSMHGYFLRPGDVTKPITFGVERMRDGRSFSARRIHAYQDGKVILSSIASFQTHAPGIEHQEPMPTDIPEPESLRSPKELWGHLDHPLARRVVHGRPFEIRYITDPIYLKPSESREPVNAVWFKTHGALPDDPLIHRAAIAYASDYTPMDPILRGHGKTWQDPGLTMASLDHAIWWHRQARADEWLLYVQNSPNASNSRGLSCGRIFNREGLLVATTTQEAMVRVREDGADS from the coding sequence ATGCTCGACCTCGAGCCGAATACTCCGTTACGGACCACGGAGGATATATTCGTCGGCTACACCGTCAGCCCGGAAACGCCACGGGTTTTCGGCGGTCAGGTATTCGCTCAGTCCGTCATGGCGGCCAGCCGAACGGTGGATCCCGACCGACCGATCCACTCGATGCACGGATACTTTCTGCGCCCGGGAGATGTCACCAAGCCCATCACCTTTGGCGTAGAGCGCATGCGGGACGGAAGGTCATTCTCAGCTCGCCGTATTCACGCTTATCAAGACGGGAAAGTCATTCTCTCGTCTATCGCGTCGTTCCAAACACACGCACCGGGGATTGAGCATCAGGAGCCGATGCCGACCGACATCCCGGAGCCCGAGAGTCTGCGCAGTCCCAAGGAACTCTGGGGGCACCTGGACCATCCCCTGGCCCGCCGCGTGGTCCACGGTCGGCCTTTCGAGATTCGCTACATTACGGACCCGATCTATTTGAAGCCTTCCGAGTCTCGGGAACCGGTCAATGCGGTGTGGTTCAAAACCCATGGGGCTTTACCTGATGACCCGTTGATCCATCGCGCGGCGATCGCTTACGCCTCGGATTACACCCCCATGGATCCGATCCTCCGGGGCCATGGAAAAACGTGGCAGGACCCAGGTCTGACCATGGCGTCTCTGGACCACGCGATTTGGTGGCACCGTCAGGCACGGGCCGACGAGTGGTTGCTGTATGTCCAGAACTCCCCTAATGCATCGAATTCACGCGGGCTGTCCTGCGGACGAATTTTCAACAGGGAAGGCCTTCTGGTAGCCACGACCACTCAAGAGGCCATGGTCCGCGTCCGTGAAGACGGCGCGGATTCGTGA
- a CDS encoding globin, with the protein MTSPASSAPSPYEQIGGHDAFHKLTTEFYDRVAADPDFRALYPEEDLEPARERLEMFLEQYFGGPTTYSRRRGHPRLRMRHAPFEIDSWARETWLKFMRESLDTLDLPPMLDGMMWDYFDRAARAMTNTPG; encoded by the coding sequence ATGACGAGTCCGGCTTCTTCTGCACCCAGTCCGTACGAACAGATCGGCGGGCACGACGCTTTCCACAAACTGACCACGGAATTCTACGACCGTGTAGCTGCGGATCCGGACTTTCGGGCGCTATACCCCGAAGAAGATCTGGAGCCCGCGCGCGAACGGCTCGAGATGTTCCTGGAACAATATTTCGGCGGGCCCACGACTTATAGTCGACGCAGGGGCCACCCACGTTTGAGGATGCGTCATGCGCCGTTCGAAATCGACTCATGGGCACGGGAAACCTGGTTGAAGTTCATGCGCGAATCGCTTGACACCTTGGATCTTCCACCCATGCTCGATGGCATGATGTGGGATTATTTCGACCGGGCGGCCAGAGCCATGACCAATACCCCTGGCTAA
- the pepN gene encoding aminopeptidase N — protein MPGLNLTRQEAAERAEVVTKVRAYRVDLDLTASETYFPSTTTVEFEAVPGSSTFIDAITERVHSVTLNGQELDPAEVSDGVRIALPDLAEINHLTVVADAAYTNTGEGLHRFVDPVDGEVYLYSQFEVPDSRRVFAVFEQPDLKAEFTFTVKAPTAWNVISNQPVAQREEGSEADIWSFQPTPRISSYITALVAGPYSKVSDALTTTDGRTISLDIYARRSLIEYLDHEEIFTLTKQGFEFYERQFGVPYPFDKYDQLFVPEFNAGAMENAGCVTILEDYIFRSKTTDAMIERRAITVLHELAHMWFGDLVTMKWWNDLWLNESFAEFMSHLSAAENTRFTHAWTTFSAMEKTWAYRQDQLPSTHPIVADIKDLHDVQVNFDGITYAKGASVLRQLVAWVGQEEFMKALNAYFSKHSWGNATLADLMVELEATSGRELQSWSRAWLETAGVNTLTPSVEVNEDGMITLLEVIQTAPNEYPTLRPHRMTAGFYDFIDGKLVRVHGVEFDVDGERTEIPDTAGRQRPALILLNDEDLAYAKVRLDDASFDTAKTHLRDFEESLPRAVVWGAAWNGTRDGQIPARHFVDLLLDNIGAETDSTTILTQLRNLATTLRMYVRPDAQEETREKAASKLWEISQSAPEGSDQQLQFVQAFASHATSDEQLDTVESLLAGSTRLPGLAIDKDLAWKLLTALVAAGRKGLSDIDSAAESDKTSTGAQRAAQARAAIPTHEAKEKVWELVVESHDLPNVIQRSAIAGFNTTTRDSLIRPFVSRYFASIEKLWRELSHEISQQIVTGLFPQIVDRDVLDAAEEFLVQLGEGKDSLRRQVMEGRDSIERALRVQSADVIS, from the coding sequence ATGCCGGGACTCAATCTGACGCGCCAGGAAGCAGCCGAACGCGCAGAGGTCGTGACAAAGGTTCGTGCCTACCGCGTTGACCTGGACCTGACTGCTTCGGAGACATATTTCCCCTCGACCACCACCGTTGAATTCGAAGCCGTACCGGGTTCTTCGACCTTTATCGATGCCATTACGGAACGGGTCCACTCCGTGACCCTGAACGGTCAAGAGCTGGATCCGGCGGAAGTCTCGGACGGTGTCCGAATTGCTCTGCCGGACCTGGCGGAGATCAATCACCTGACCGTCGTCGCCGACGCCGCTTACACCAATACCGGCGAGGGTCTTCACCGTTTCGTGGACCCCGTCGACGGAGAAGTGTATTTGTACTCCCAGTTCGAGGTCCCGGATTCCCGCCGCGTCTTCGCTGTTTTCGAACAACCCGATTTGAAGGCAGAGTTCACGTTCACCGTGAAGGCCCCCACGGCCTGGAACGTCATTTCGAATCAGCCGGTGGCCCAACGCGAGGAGGGTTCCGAGGCCGACATATGGTCCTTCCAACCCACTCCGCGTATTTCCTCATACATCACAGCGCTCGTGGCCGGTCCGTACTCGAAGGTGTCCGATGCTCTGACCACCACTGACGGCCGGACCATCTCTCTGGATATTTACGCGCGCAGATCCTTGATCGAGTACCTGGACCATGAAGAGATCTTCACGCTGACCAAACAAGGCTTCGAATTCTACGAGCGTCAGTTCGGGGTTCCCTACCCCTTCGACAAATACGATCAGCTCTTCGTCCCCGAGTTCAACGCAGGGGCCATGGAAAACGCTGGCTGCGTCACGATCCTCGAGGACTACATTTTCCGTTCAAAGACCACCGATGCCATGATCGAACGGCGAGCCATCACGGTTCTGCACGAGCTGGCACACATGTGGTTCGGCGATCTCGTGACCATGAAGTGGTGGAATGACCTGTGGCTCAACGAATCGTTCGCGGAGTTCATGTCACACCTGAGCGCCGCGGAAAACACCCGATTCACGCATGCCTGGACAACATTCTCCGCGATGGAGAAGACATGGGCGTACCGCCAGGATCAGTTGCCTTCGACGCACCCGATCGTCGCGGACATCAAGGACCTTCATGACGTCCAGGTGAATTTTGACGGCATCACGTATGCCAAGGGCGCTTCGGTACTTCGCCAACTGGTCGCTTGGGTCGGCCAGGAAGAATTCATGAAGGCCCTGAATGCGTACTTCTCCAAACACTCATGGGGAAACGCAACGCTGGCCGATCTTATGGTCGAGCTGGAGGCCACGTCCGGGCGGGAATTGCAATCCTGGTCCCGAGCCTGGCTGGAGACCGCAGGTGTCAATACGTTGACCCCGTCGGTCGAGGTCAACGAAGACGGAATGATCACCCTTTTGGAGGTCATCCAGACCGCGCCCAATGAGTACCCGACGCTCCGTCCGCACCGCATGACGGCCGGTTTCTACGATTTCATCGACGGGAAGCTGGTTCGTGTGCACGGCGTCGAGTTCGACGTCGACGGCGAACGGACGGAAATTCCGGATACGGCGGGGCGCCAGCGTCCAGCACTCATACTGCTCAACGACGAAGACCTCGCGTATGCCAAAGTTCGTCTCGACGACGCATCGTTCGACACCGCCAAGACTCATCTTCGGGACTTCGAGGAGTCCCTGCCCCGAGCAGTCGTGTGGGGTGCGGCGTGGAATGGCACGCGTGACGGGCAGATTCCGGCACGACACTTCGTCGACTTGTTGTTGGACAATATCGGCGCCGAGACGGATTCCACCACGATCCTGACGCAGCTTCGCAATCTCGCGACGACCCTGCGCATGTATGTCCGGCCCGATGCCCAGGAAGAGACTCGGGAGAAAGCAGCCTCCAAGCTGTGGGAAATCTCCCAGTCGGCTCCCGAGGGTTCCGATCAACAATTGCAATTCGTACAGGCCTTCGCCTCCCATGCGACGAGTGACGAACAGCTTGACACCGTCGAATCGCTGCTGGCCGGTTCGACCCGGCTGCCCGGGCTGGCCATCGACAAGGACCTCGCATGGAAGCTGCTGACTGCGCTCGTGGCCGCTGGCCGCAAGGGCCTTTCTGATATCGACTCCGCCGCCGAGTCAGACAAGACGTCGACCGGGGCCCAGCGTGCCGCCCAGGCGCGGGCAGCAATACCGACGCACGAAGCCAAGGAGAAGGTTTGGGAGCTCGTGGTCGAAAGCCACGATCTTCCGAACGTCATCCAGCGCTCCGCGATCGCAGGATTCAACACGACCACAAGGGACTCCTTGATCAGGCCCTTCGTGTCCCGGTACTTTGCGTCGATCGAAAAACTGTGGAGGGAGCTGTCCCACGAAATCTCGCAGCAGATCGTCACCGGTCTCTTTCCGCAGATCGTAGACCGCGATGTTCTCGACGCTGCGGAAGAATTCCTGGTTCAGTTGGGCGAGGGCAAAGATTCCCTCAGGCGCCAGGTCATGGAAGGTCGGGACTCCATTGAACGCGCGCTGCGCGTCCAGTCAGCCGATGTGATTTCCTAA
- a CDS encoding ribose-5-phosphate isomerase, producing the protein MRVHIATDHAGLDLSRYLIESLTELGYDMVDHGPQGYDPQDDYPAFCINAALAVRKDRENGIDSLGVVLGGSGNGEQMAANKVPGIRAALAWNHETAALAREHNNAHVVAVGGRQHEKEEALDIIKVFLAQSFPGEERHVRRIGQMEEFENTGHIEGKHLDTDD; encoded by the coding sequence GTGCGCGTTCATATTGCCACTGACCATGCGGGGCTCGACCTGAGCCGCTACCTCATCGAATCACTCACTGAACTTGGTTATGACATGGTCGATCACGGCCCACAGGGGTACGATCCGCAGGACGATTATCCGGCCTTCTGCATCAATGCGGCTCTCGCGGTACGGAAGGACCGGGAAAACGGAATCGATTCCCTGGGTGTCGTCCTCGGTGGTTCCGGCAACGGCGAGCAAATGGCGGCAAACAAGGTTCCGGGGATCCGTGCGGCGTTGGCATGGAACCATGAAACTGCGGCACTTGCCCGTGAGCACAATAATGCGCACGTCGTTGCCGTCGGGGGCCGTCAGCACGAGAAAGAAGAAGCCTTGGACATCATCAAGGTCTTCTTGGCCCAGAGTTTCCCCGGCGAAGAACGACACGTCCGCCGGATCGGTCAGATGGAAGAGTTCGAAAACACCGGTCACATCGAGGGCAAACACCTCGATACCGATGACTGA
- a CDS encoding Fpg/Nei family DNA glycosylase, giving the protein MPEGHSIHRVAQRFHDAFVGQPLRASSPQGRFAQGAALLDGATAVESYAHGKHFFLEFDNQLTLNVHLGMYGAWTFGGDAGFRAASSIGAPRKMGESETIGVSDDPASEYSGPPAPKPTTRVRLESGNGWADLVGATTCRVLEPTGVVELRKTLGPDPLDHGADPEPFYRSCSKTSRPIGAVLMDQKVIAGIGNIFRAESLFRAGLNPHVISHQLSEETTAMLWRDNVKLMRAGVELGRIVTTAPEHRPGISSTEAWPTHANYVYARAGYTCRVCGGETIVMEEMSGRKLYWCTVCQA; this is encoded by the coding sequence GTGCCTGAAGGGCATTCGATACATCGTGTCGCCCAGCGATTTCACGATGCATTCGTAGGGCAGCCTCTGAGGGCTTCGAGCCCTCAGGGAAGGTTCGCGCAAGGGGCCGCATTACTGGATGGTGCCACGGCCGTCGAGTCGTACGCTCACGGCAAGCATTTCTTTCTGGAGTTCGACAACCAGCTGACGCTCAACGTGCATTTGGGCATGTACGGGGCGTGGACCTTCGGTGGGGACGCCGGATTCCGTGCGGCCTCCTCCATCGGCGCACCGCGAAAAATGGGTGAAAGCGAGACCATCGGGGTATCTGACGATCCGGCTTCCGAATATTCGGGGCCTCCTGCACCGAAACCTACGACCCGAGTTCGGCTGGAGTCCGGCAACGGGTGGGCCGATCTGGTAGGAGCGACGACGTGCCGAGTTCTGGAACCAACCGGTGTCGTGGAACTTCGCAAGACTCTGGGTCCTGACCCGCTCGACCACGGAGCTGACCCCGAACCTTTCTACCGTTCCTGTTCCAAGACGTCGCGGCCCATTGGGGCGGTGTTGATGGATCAGAAAGTCATCGCGGGCATAGGGAACATCTTTCGTGCCGAATCTCTTTTCCGGGCCGGTCTCAATCCGCACGTGATCTCCCATCAACTCTCGGAGGAGACCACGGCGATGCTGTGGCGTGACAACGTCAAGCTTATGCGGGCGGGCGTCGAATTGGGGCGCATCGTCACGACGGCGCCCGAACATCGACCGGGCATCTCGTCCACCGAGGCATGGCCGACCCACGCGAATTATGTCTATGCGCGTGCCGGTTACACGTGCCGGGTGTGTGGAGGAGAAACCATCGTGATGGAGGAAATGTCAGGCCGAAAGCTCTATTGGTGCACGGTCTGCCAAGCCTGA